One segment of Manihot esculenta cultivar AM560-2 chromosome 4, M.esculenta_v8, whole genome shotgun sequence DNA contains the following:
- the LOC110614108 gene encoding GDSL esterase/lipase At1g71250 translates to MVLLFLFAFLMNITYSLSHVQIIPEKSSLMGNGSSHVSALYVMGDSSVDCGNSTPLYPYIHRNLSLLPCNSSDTTLLPYLLAEKIGVPNISPFYGQNGSIDGLRRGLNYGSAHASIMKPGSLSHQSLNQQLRQVFETFQLLQLQLSEEIAQHFIRSSMFYLSFGRDDYVDLFLRNSSGIMLKYSGPEYAQILVNQMVLAVKSLYDANVRKIICMGILPLGCTPRMVWEWRNVTTIDDGSGCVDEINELVLQYNTILNENIIELKSELPDSQIIFCDVYQGIMEIMTNPQHYGFEVLNNACCGLGLHGAIIGCLSAEMACNQPSSYVWWDLYNPSQAVNSFLADAIWSGHPFSGICRPTLVQDLVYSVLHLT, encoded by the exons AtggttcttctctttcttttcgcTTTTTTGATGAATATCACCTATAGTTTATCGCATGTTCAGATTATCCCTGAGAAATCTTCTCTCATGGGAAATGGGTCGTCGCATGTCTCTGCTTTGTACGTAATGGGAGACTCTTCTGTTGATTGCGGAAATAGCACTCCTTTGTACCCTTACATTCACCGCAATCTTTCTTTGCTTCCCTGCAATAGCTCCGATACAACGCTTCTTCCGTATCTTCTTG CTGAGAAGATTGGCGTGCCAAACATCTCCCCATTTTATGGTCAGAATGGATCAATTGATGGGTTAAGACGTGGTCTCAATTATGGGTCAGCTCATGCATCAATCATGAAACCTGGTAGTCTGAGCCATCAGTCTCTTAATCAACAACTACGCCAGGTTTTTGAAACCTTTCAGTTGTTGCAGCTCCAGCTTAGTGAGGAAATTGCCCAACATTTTATCAGATCCTCCATGTTTTACCTTTCATTTGGCAGAGATGACTATGTTGACCTCTTCCTTAGAAATTCTTCGGGCATAATGCTCAAGTACAGTGGCCCAGAATATGCTCAGATTCTGGTCAATCAAATGGTTCTTGCTGTGAAGAGCCTCTATGATGCAAATGTTAGGAAGATTATATGCATGGGGATATTGCCACTGGGATGCACGCCACGTATGGTATGGGAATGGCGTAATGTAACTACAATTGATGATGGAAGTGGTTGTGTGGATGAGATCAATGAGCTGGTCTTGCAATACAACACAATACTGAATGAGAATATTATTGAGCTGAAATCAGAGTTACCGGATTCTCAGATCATCTTTTGTGATGTATACCAAGGAATCATGGAGATCATGACCAATCCGCAGCACTATG GATTCGAAGTTTTAAATAATGCATGCTGCGGGCTTGGCCTGCACGGGGCAATTATTGGTTGTCTTTCTGCAGAGATGGCCTGCAATCAGCCTTCATCTTATGTCTGGTGGGATCTCTATAATCCTTCACAAGCAGTTAACTCCTTTCTTGCTGATGCAATATGGTCCGGTCACCCTTTTTCAGGCATTTGTCGTCCTACGTTGGTTCAGGATCTGGTTTACTCAGTTCTACATCTAACCTGA